Proteins from one Triticum aestivum cultivar Chinese Spring chromosome 7A, IWGSC CS RefSeq v2.1, whole genome shotgun sequence genomic window:
- the LOC123147081 gene encoding cysteine-rich receptor-like protein kinase 25 produces MPPDKTFNNEVQNIMALKHENVVELVGFCWETQKKLVQFDGRYIQADITESVLCYEYLPNGSLQQNLFGTKTVEAVSSAEPVIDWATRFKIIKGICQGLLFLHKLDIPIIHMDLKPENILLDENMVPKIADFGLSRVFGQEQTRLYTQTVVGSYGYMAPEYLYRGEISAQSDIYSLGLLILEISTGEQNCKDKNQPSARNFIDKVRKDWTLEHIASKYASLDTDGLHQVKICIELGLKCAEIDRRVRPPIEEIVDTLNGLRANEMANEVPHASPVSKKMGFLGGFKKK; encoded by the exons ATGCCGCCTGACAAGACATTCAATAACGAGGTTCAGAACATTATGGCGCTCAAACACGAAAACGTAGTTGAGTTGGTTGGATTCTGCTGGGAAACACAGAAGAAACTGGTGCAGTTCGATGGAAGGTATATTCAGGCAGACATCACTGAAAGTGTACTCTGCTATGAGTATTTACCTAATGGGAGCCTTCAACAGAATCTTTTCG GAACAAAAACAGTTGAGGCTGTCTCTTCAGCTGAACCTGTTATCGATTGGGCCACACGATTCAAGATAATCAAGGGAATTTGCCAGGGTTTACTATTTCTACACAAGTTGGATATTCCCATCATCCATATGGATCTCAAGCCTGAAAATATATTGTTAGATGAAAATATGGTTCCAAAGATTGCTGATTTTGGACTCTCGAGGGTCTTTGGCCAAGAACAAACCCGATTGTACACACAAACAGTTGTGGGATCATA TGGGTACATGGCTCCAGAATATCTATACAGAGGTGAAATTTCGGCCCAGTCAGACATATATAGTTTAGGCTTATTAATACTCGAGATCAGTACCGGAGAGCAAAACTGCAAAGACAAAAACCAACCCTCAGCAAGAAACTTTATTGATAAA GTACGCAAAGATTGGACACTGGAGCACATAGCATCGAAGTATGCATCCTTAGATACAGATGGCCTCCATCAAGTTAAAATATGCATTGAACTTGGGCTAAAATGTGCTGAGATTGATCGGCGAGTCAGGCCTCCCATAGAAGAAATTGTTGACACGCTCAACGGACTACGTGCAAACGAAATGGCAAACGAG GTCCCTCATGCATCTCCAGTTAGCAAGAAGATGGGTTTTCTAGGTGGTTTCAAGAAGAAATAA